From the genome of Manduca sexta isolate Smith_Timp_Sample1 unplaced genomic scaffold, JHU_Msex_v1.0 HiC_scaffold_3139, whole genome shotgun sequence, one region includes:
- the LOC119192769 gene encoding myophilin-like — protein sequence MAEHRAGKAGINAEAQARIHSKYNDEIAQETLEWIRKLTGEPANTSGTAENLYEVLKDGTLLCKLVNAIQEGSVKKVNQSTMAFKCMENINAFLEAAKKLGVPPQETFQTIDLWEKQNLYSVVICLQSLGRKAGNYGKPSIGPKEADKNVREFSEEQLKAGQNVISLQYGTNKGQQSGISFGTRRQM from the coding sequence ATGGCTGAACACCGCGCAGGCAAAGCCGGCATCAACGCCGAGGCCCAGGCTCGCATCCACAGCAAGTACAACGACGAGATTGCACAGGAGACCCTCGAGTGGATCAGGAAGCTGACTGGCGAGCCGGCCAACACCTCCGGAACCGCCGAGAATCTTTACGAGGTACTTAAGGATGGTACGCTACTTTGCAAACTAGTCAACGCTATCCAGGAAGGGTCAGTGAAGAAAGTCAACCAGTCGACGATGGCCTTCAAGTGCATGGAGAATATTAACGCGTTCCTGGAAGCGGCGAAGAAGCTCGGCGTGCCCCCACAGGAGACTTTCCAGACCATTGATCTGTGGGAGAAACAAAACCTGTACTCGGTGGTGATTTGTCTGCAGTCCTTGGGCAGGAAGGCGGGTAATTACGGCAAGCCGTCCATCGGCCCGAAGGAAGCCGATAAGAACGTTCGTGAATTCAGCGAAGAGCAGCTGAAGGCCGGACAGAACGTCATCTCGCTGCAATACGGCACCAACAAGGGTCAGCAGTCGGGCATCTCATTCGGTACCCGTCGTCAAATgtga